Genomic DNA from Pelosinus sp. UFO1:
GTAACAGGGAAAATGGTATGGGAATTTGGGGATGGCAAGAGACCGATGTTTTGGCGCTCGGCTGCCAAGCCTTTTCAATTATTACCTTTTGTAGAACAAGGCGGCGTAGAAAAATTTAAGATAACAGAAGAAGAAATTGCTTTCATGGTTTCTTCTCATAGTGGGGAAGCAGAGCATGTTGCTTTGGCGCATGCCCTTTTGGCGAAAATAGGTTTAACGATTGAGGCATTGGCCTGCGGTCCAGCCAAGCCAATGAGTAGTAAAATGGCCAAGGAATTAATGGTGCAAAAGCAGCCTTTTCAGGTAGTACATAATGCTTGTTCAGGTAAGCACAGTGGTATGCTGGCTCTTGCTCAAATGTTACAGGTTGCGATAGCAGGATATACAGAACTAACGCACCCGGTTCAACAAATGATGTACCAGGCTGTTGCTGATAGTGTAAGAATGCAAAAAGAAACAGTGGAAACAGGAATCGATGGCTGCGGTGTCCCCGTCTTTTATTTGCCGCTTTATAATATGGCATTGGCTTATGCTCGCTTGGCTAAACCCGAGGAGGGCCAATGGGGTCAAAGTGAGAAGTCGGTACGTCTGATTCGTGACGCTATGCTAGCCCATCCTCACGTTGTGGCAGGTACGAAGCGTTTTGATACCGTTCTTATGAATGTTACTAAAGGCCGTATTTTAGCTAAGATAGGTTCTGAAGCAGTGTATTGCTTAGCATCAGTACCAGATGGATTGGGTGTGACCTTTAAAATTGATGATGGAAGTTACCGTGCGGTTAATCCAGCTGGAATAGCTATATTGAAAAAGCTCGATTTACTTTCTTCAGCGGAGTACCAAACTTTAGTGGAACAGTTTCCTCCTGTGCTAAAAAATCATCGTGGCGATGTAATCGGTACGGTAGAAGCAACAATATAAGAAAAGACTTGGCTTAGGCCGCCAAGTCCTCAGACGCAGGCAGAAGCCTTAGTCGTTCTTACTTGGAATCAAGGACGTGTTATACTTTCTGAATCCGTAAAAAAAGAAACAACTTGGTGTAAGCCAAGTTGTTTCTTTTTTTACCCTATATGTATATTAGTCTTACTAATCCAGAGTGCCAAAGGACACGAGAAAATTGTCATTAGGCTATTCAAAAATGAATCCCAGTGTCCTTTTCGCCC
This window encodes:
- a CDS encoding asparaginase, which translates into the protein MSEVLLHYTRGGKVESVHRADVAVVDVTGKMVWEFGDGKRPMFWRSAAKPFQLLPFVEQGGVEKFKITEEEIAFMVSSHSGEAEHVALAHALLAKIGLTIEALACGPAKPMSSKMAKELMVQKQPFQVVHNACSGKHSGMLALAQMLQVAIAGYTELTHPVQQMMYQAVADSVRMQKETVETGIDGCGVPVFYLPLYNMALAYARLAKPEEGQWGQSEKSVRLIRDAMLAHPHVVAGTKRFDTVLMNVTKGRILAKIGSEAVYCLASVPDGLGVTFKIDDGSYRAVNPAGIAILKKLDLLSSAEYQTLVEQFPPVLKNHRGDVIGTVEATI